A genomic region of Maniola hyperantus chromosome 5, iAphHyp1.2, whole genome shotgun sequence contains the following coding sequences:
- the Lk6 gene encoding MAP kinase-interacting serine/threonine-protein kinase 1 isoform X2, whose amino-acid sequence MVKKINSEESVDSGVGRGSSLSGSERETEEITRGPESSAPVPIPDSEELQRRKEEARRKRRRKKRSGSSVVTSCFQDLYKLTGEVLGEGAYASVQTCVNIYTGQEFAVKIIDKVPGHARARVFREVETFHYCQDHPNIIQLIEFFEDTDKFYLVFEKINGGQLLSRIQEHHYFSEPQAAEIVREIANALHFLHGKGVAHRDLKPENILCVNRDSLCPVKICDFDLGSGISFTSSLASPLATPQLMTPVGSAEFMAPEVVSLFAGSAATHYDKRCDLWSLGVIAYILLCGYPPFRADCGADCGWERGDNCRACQDLLFTSIQEGRYSFPEEEWAHISSEAKDLIAQLLVREASHRISAERVLQHPWLRRADAAAHYPPLRTPLNIKRNMSARNLSNFAESAMAVNRVIQQHFSMNYSYMERPPAALRCYKSCQPSPDAVTRESILEDELERTGLALQGMAVRCGDEYCAPFGLSPPIESELMRRRHQLTADKPLPVH is encoded by the exons GCGTCGGCCGTGGCAGTAGTCTATCGGGGAGTGAGCGCGAAACAGAAGAGATAACGCGCGGGCCCGAGTCGTCCGCGCCGGTGCCCATCCCAGACAGCGAGGAGTTGCAGCGCCGCAAGGAAGAGGCGCGCAGGAAGCGCCGCAGGAAGAAGCGCTCCGGCAGCTCGGTGGTCACGTCATGTTTCCAAG ACCTTTACAAGCTTACGGGCGAAGTATTGGGCGAGGGCGCGTACGCCTCGGTGCAGACCTGCGTTAACATCTACACCGGGCAGGAGTTTGCAGTGAAGATCATCGACAAGGTGCCGGGGCACGCCCGCGCCCGGGTGTTCCGCGAGGTGGAAACCTTCCACTATTGCCAGGATCACCCGAACATCATCCAGCTCATTGAATTTTTTGAGGACACCGACAAGTTTTATCTTGTCTTCGAGAAG ATCAACGGCGGTCAGCTCCTGTCGCGAATACAGGAGCATCACTACTTCTCAGAGCCGCAAGCGGCGGAGATAGTTCGCGAGATAGCCAACGCGCTGCACTTCCTGCACGGCAAGGGCGTGGCCCACCGCGACCTCAAGCCGGAGAACATCCTGTGCGTCAACCGCGACAGTCTCTGCCCAGTCAAGATTTGTGACTTCGACCTGGGGAGCGGGATCAGCTTCACTTCGAGCCTCGCGAGCCCACTGGCGACCCCGCAACTCATGACGCCG gTGGGCAGCGCGGAGTTCATGGCGCCCGAGGTGGTGTCGCTGTTCGCGGGCTCGGCGGCCACGCACTACGACAAGCGCTGCGACCTGTGGTCGCTGGGCGTCATCGCCTACATCCTGCTGTGCGGCTACCCGCCCTTCCGCGCCGACTGCGGCGCCGActgcggctgggagcgcggtgACAACTGCCGCGCCTGCCAGGACCTGCTCTTCACTTCCATCCAG GAAGGGCGCTATTCATTCCCGGAGGAGGAGTGGGCGCACATCTCGTCGGAGGCGAAGGACCTGATCGCGCAGCTGCTGGTGCGCGAGGCGTCCCACCGCATCAGCGCCGAGCGCGTGCTGCAGCACCCGTGGCTGCGCCGCGCGGACGCGGCCGCGCACTACCCGCCGCTGCGCACCCCGCTCAACATCAAACG CAATATGTCGGCCCGAAACCTGTCCAATTTCGCGGAGTCAGCAATGGCGGTGAACCGGGTGATCCAGCAGCACTTCTCCATGAACTACTCGTACATGGAGCGTCCTCCGGCCGCGCTGCGCTGCTACAAGTCGTGCCAACCCAGCCCCGACGCGGTGACTCGAGAGAGCATTCTGGAGGACGAGCTGGAGCGCACCGGGCTCGCGCTGCAGGGCATGGCGGTCCGCTGCGGCGACGAGTACTGCGCCCCATTCGGCCTCTCGCCGCCCATCGAGTCCGAGCTGATGCGCCGTCGCCACCAGCTCACGGCCGATAAACCCCTCCCCGTGCATTAG
- the Lk6 gene encoding MAP kinase-interacting serine/threonine-protein kinase 1 isoform X1, which yields MFVNKRPMKVSREGLGRQRTRCCITTCTEKVHAKGSVSTGSGVGRGSSLSGSERETEEITRGPESSAPVPIPDSEELQRRKEEARRKRRRKKRSGSSVVTSCFQDLYKLTGEVLGEGAYASVQTCVNIYTGQEFAVKIIDKVPGHARARVFREVETFHYCQDHPNIIQLIEFFEDTDKFYLVFEKINGGQLLSRIQEHHYFSEPQAAEIVREIANALHFLHGKGVAHRDLKPENILCVNRDSLCPVKICDFDLGSGISFTSSLASPLATPQLMTPVGSAEFMAPEVVSLFAGSAATHYDKRCDLWSLGVIAYILLCGYPPFRADCGADCGWERGDNCRACQDLLFTSIQEGRYSFPEEEWAHISSEAKDLIAQLLVREASHRISAERVLQHPWLRRADAAAHYPPLRTPLNIKRNMSARNLSNFAESAMAVNRVIQQHFSMNYSYMERPPAALRCYKSCQPSPDAVTRESILEDELERTGLALQGMAVRCGDEYCAPFGLSPPIESELMRRRHQLTADKPLPVH from the exons GCGTCGGCCGTGGCAGTAGTCTATCGGGGAGTGAGCGCGAAACAGAAGAGATAACGCGCGGGCCCGAGTCGTCCGCGCCGGTGCCCATCCCAGACAGCGAGGAGTTGCAGCGCCGCAAGGAAGAGGCGCGCAGGAAGCGCCGCAGGAAGAAGCGCTCCGGCAGCTCGGTGGTCACGTCATGTTTCCAAG ACCTTTACAAGCTTACGGGCGAAGTATTGGGCGAGGGCGCGTACGCCTCGGTGCAGACCTGCGTTAACATCTACACCGGGCAGGAGTTTGCAGTGAAGATCATCGACAAGGTGCCGGGGCACGCCCGCGCCCGGGTGTTCCGCGAGGTGGAAACCTTCCACTATTGCCAGGATCACCCGAACATCATCCAGCTCATTGAATTTTTTGAGGACACCGACAAGTTTTATCTTGTCTTCGAGAAG ATCAACGGCGGTCAGCTCCTGTCGCGAATACAGGAGCATCACTACTTCTCAGAGCCGCAAGCGGCGGAGATAGTTCGCGAGATAGCCAACGCGCTGCACTTCCTGCACGGCAAGGGCGTGGCCCACCGCGACCTCAAGCCGGAGAACATCCTGTGCGTCAACCGCGACAGTCTCTGCCCAGTCAAGATTTGTGACTTCGACCTGGGGAGCGGGATCAGCTTCACTTCGAGCCTCGCGAGCCCACTGGCGACCCCGCAACTCATGACGCCG gTGGGCAGCGCGGAGTTCATGGCGCCCGAGGTGGTGTCGCTGTTCGCGGGCTCGGCGGCCACGCACTACGACAAGCGCTGCGACCTGTGGTCGCTGGGCGTCATCGCCTACATCCTGCTGTGCGGCTACCCGCCCTTCCGCGCCGACTGCGGCGCCGActgcggctgggagcgcggtgACAACTGCCGCGCCTGCCAGGACCTGCTCTTCACTTCCATCCAG GAAGGGCGCTATTCATTCCCGGAGGAGGAGTGGGCGCACATCTCGTCGGAGGCGAAGGACCTGATCGCGCAGCTGCTGGTGCGCGAGGCGTCCCACCGCATCAGCGCCGAGCGCGTGCTGCAGCACCCGTGGCTGCGCCGCGCGGACGCGGCCGCGCACTACCCGCCGCTGCGCACCCCGCTCAACATCAAACG CAATATGTCGGCCCGAAACCTGTCCAATTTCGCGGAGTCAGCAATGGCGGTGAACCGGGTGATCCAGCAGCACTTCTCCATGAACTACTCGTACATGGAGCGTCCTCCGGCCGCGCTGCGCTGCTACAAGTCGTGCCAACCCAGCCCCGACGCGGTGACTCGAGAGAGCATTCTGGAGGACGAGCTGGAGCGCACCGGGCTCGCGCTGCAGGGCATGGCGGTCCGCTGCGGCGACGAGTACTGCGCCCCATTCGGCCTCTCGCCGCCCATCGAGTCCGAGCTGATGCGCCGTCGCCACCAGCTCACGGCCGATAAACCCCTCCCCGTGCATTAG